CCTGGATATCGCTTTTGAATTGTCTGATGAATTTTTACCATCGGGTAAACTCATTGTGTATACGAAAGGATTGAGAAGCCCCAAACAAGATTTTATGGCAACCGGGAAAGGTTCTTTTGAAAACGGGAAACTCATTATCCTGATCGATGAAGCTTCTGCATCAGCCAGTGAAATCGTTTCTGGTGCCGTGCAGGATTGGGATAGAGGAATTATTCTGGGCCGTCGGTCTTTTGGTAAAGGACTGGTTCAACGTCCGTTTCTCCTTCCCGACAGTTCAATGATACGCTTAACTACTGCCCGGTATTATACACCTTCTGGCAGATGTATTCAGAAATCATATGAAACGGGCTCTGAAGATTATTTCAGTGAAGTTTTTACTCGCTTTGAACATGGAGAAATGATCCATGCTGACAGTATCAAATTTCCTGATTCACTAAGGTATTATACCCATAATCAAAGGGTAGTTTATGGTGGAGGAGGAATAATGCCTGACGTATTTATCGCCCTCGATACTACTTTCGCATCCAAATATTATACTGATGTTTTCAGAAAAGGATTACTGAATGAATTTGTACTTCAATATGTTGAAGGTACAAGGAACGAACTGTTAAAAACTTATCCCAATATAAAGGTGTTCAATTCTGGTTTCAATGATGCAAAACTATTAGATGAGTTCGTTGAATATGCGCAAACCAAGGAGGTTCCTAAAGATGAGAAAGGGCTTGAAGCTTCCGGTAAGCAAATATCCATCGTTCTGAAAGGCTTAATTGCCAGAAATTTATACAATGTTAGTGCATACTTCGAAGTCATTGGCAGTTCAGATGATGATATCATAAAGGCCGTTGAAATTCTTAAAAATGAAGATATGTTCAAAAAACTTACCCTGGCCCGGTAGGTTGAATTGTAAAGAATCATACTTATTATTTAGCGATTTATTGTTGAATAAGCCTGGATAGTTTCCAGGCTTATTTTTTTATTATCCGGATTATTGACCGAAGTTCAGGGATGCTTCAAAATGATCTTTAGTCAGCTTTATTATCAAAGTTCTGTCAGAATTAATTTAAGTAAAGGAGCCTGTTTTGACTTGTATTAAAATATTGCCAGTTACATAGGTTATTGTTTGAAATATTTGATATTTTTACCATGCTGTGCTCAGAAAATATATGATGACAGTTTCAAGGAATTAGAATTTATCAACCATTTATTTTACAGGAATATGGTCAATCTTCATACAACCTTTATGGGTTTGAAATTAAAGAATCCTTTAATTATTGGCAGTTCTGGCCTGACAAACTCAGTGGAGAATATTGTTGAATTTGAAAAAAAAGGGGCAGCAGCAGTTGTTCTAAAATCATTATTTGAGGAGCA
This sequence is a window from Bacteroidales bacterium. Protein-coding genes within it:
- a CDS encoding S41 family peptidase; this translates as MIKAPRLIILILSITGLLFSTEGKTQVFKESEDPRATYQKFESLLQLIDYAYVEDVDDAKIVEDAVINVLKELDPHSTYISKKDIDRTNEPLVGNFDGVGIQFQLYHDTILVVSPVPGGPSDKLGILAGDKIIKINGEEAFGSKINNQYVLDHLRGPKGTKVKVDIFRKGTKGLIEYTIVRDKIPLNSIDATYMVNSEIGYVKLARFARTSADEFRESIVQLRKEGMKNLILDLRNNSGGYLDIAFELSDEFLPSGKLIVYTKGLRSPKQDFMATGKGSFENGKLIILIDEASASASEIVSGAVQDWDRGIILGRRSFGKGLVQRPFLLPDSSMIRLTTARYYTPSGRCIQKSYETGSEDYFSEVFTRFEHGEMIHADSIKFPDSLRYYTHNQRVVYGGGGIMPDVFIALDTTFASKYYTDVFRKGLLNEFVLQYVEGTRNELLKTYPNIKVFNSGFNDAKLLDEFVEYAQTKEVPKDEKGLEASGKQISIVLKGLIARNLYNVSAYFEVIGSSDDDIIKAVEILKNEDMFKKLTLAR